One [Clostridium] saccharolyticum WM1 DNA segment encodes these proteins:
- a CDS encoding PTS lactose/cellobiose transporter subunit IIA: MEELEMICLQVISNAGEARSQCMCALESARNGRFEEAESYFNESLERLQAAHHIHTGLITKEARGELQRIGLILVHSEDILMGAEITSALAREMVELYKR; encoded by the coding sequence ATGGAAGAACTGGAAATGATCTGCCTGCAGGTTATCAGCAATGCAGGAGAAGCCAGAAGCCAGTGTATGTGTGCGCTGGAATCCGCCCGGAACGGAAGATTCGAAGAGGCGGAGAGTTACTTCAATGAATCATTGGAGCGGCTGCAGGCGGCGCATCACATCCATACCGGCTTAATCACAAAAGAGGCAAGGGGAGAGCTTCAAAGGATCGGCCTGATCCTGGTGCACAGCGAAGATATCTTAATGGGAGCAGAGATCACATCGGCCCTGGCCAGGGAGATGGTGGAACTGTATAAACGGTAG
- a CDS encoding PTS sugar transporter subunit IIB codes for MRKIVLLCNGGLSTGILVKKMKAAAEAAAYECEISAAPVSSAEETGRDADLILMGPQVRFQMGTVSRQVTCPVYSIEPVAYGTMNGEKVLEQVRKELGD; via the coding sequence ATGAGAAAGATCGTATTGCTATGCAACGGGGGGCTATCCACTGGTATCCTGGTAAAGAAGATGAAAGCTGCTGCTGAAGCGGCAGCCTATGAGTGTGAGATTTCGGCAGCACCCGTTTCCTCCGCGGAGGAGACAGGAAGGGATGCGGATCTGATCCTGATGGGCCCCCAGGTCAGATTTCAGATGGGAACTGTCAGCCGCCAGGTAACCTGCCCCGTATATTCCATTGAGCCTGTGGCTTACGGGACCATGAATGGGGAAAAGGTTCTGGAACAGGTGAGAAAGGAATTGGGTGACTGA
- a CDS encoding PTS sugar transporter subunit IIC, whose amino-acid sequence MGLQSISTAMEKYVMPVADKMGNECHLRAIRDAFMSLLPITFIGGIAAVVSSAPSVEGAGSGLTLGWAKFVADNSMIFSWINTLTLGAMSLYICIGIIHFLCKSRKVESFLPILLGVCGFIMLIAEPLSLGWDGKTAEISFMDGKGLVAAMVIAIATADLYCYMRKRELGKINLPDTVPASLSDVFASIVPGAVLMGLYILTFAVMNKLETTLPKLIYHTISPSLTAVDNLGFTIIITLLVHIFWFFGIHDAALSGVLAPIRDGNLSLNAAAHAAGQALPNIFTTPFWVYFVVIGGCGSVLALTVLLSTSKSKQLKTIGRMGIIPAFFNISEPVIFGLPLMLNPIFFIPFLSTSILNGTVAFLLMKVGFIGKSFAMLSWQMPSVLGAFFSTMDWKAPILIIVLILLDGILYFPFFKIYERKMVEMEQGEISDEDDRRS is encoded by the coding sequence ATGGGTTTACAATCAATTAGTACAGCAATGGAAAAGTATGTGATGCCGGTAGCTGATAAAATGGGAAACGAATGCCACTTGCGGGCCATACGGGATGCGTTTATGTCACTGCTTCCAATTACATTCATCGGGGGAATTGCAGCCGTCGTTAGCTCCGCTCCCTCTGTGGAGGGTGCAGGGAGCGGACTTACTCTTGGGTGGGCTAAGTTTGTGGCAGATAACTCCATGATCTTTTCCTGGATCAATACCTTAACCCTGGGAGCCATGTCCCTTTATATCTGCATTGGGATCATCCACTTCCTTTGCAAAAGCAGAAAGGTAGAATCATTTCTTCCGATTCTTCTGGGGGTATGCGGATTTATAATGCTGATTGCTGAACCACTTTCCCTGGGGTGGGATGGAAAGACAGCGGAGATTTCTTTTATGGATGGCAAGGGCCTTGTTGCGGCCATGGTAATCGCCATTGCTACGGCTGACCTTTACTGCTACATGCGTAAGAGGGAGCTGGGAAAGATCAACCTTCCTGACACGGTTCCTGCTTCTTTGTCCGATGTATTTGCCTCTATTGTACCGGGAGCGGTTCTCATGGGCTTATACATCCTGACCTTTGCGGTCATGAACAAGCTGGAGACTACCTTGCCAAAGCTGATTTATCATACCATATCTCCATCCTTAACGGCAGTGGACAACTTAGGATTTACCATTATCATCACCCTGCTGGTACATATATTCTGGTTCTTCGGAATTCATGATGCAGCTCTGTCCGGTGTTCTGGCCCCTATCCGTGACGGAAACCTATCCCTCAATGCGGCTGCCCATGCAGCAGGACAGGCTCTGCCCAACATTTTCACCACTCCGTTCTGGGTGTACTTTGTGGTGATCGGCGGATGCGGTTCCGTCCTGGCACTGACCGTACTGCTGTCCACGTCAAAATCCAAGCAGCTAAAGACCATTGGAAGGATGGGAATCATCCCTGCGTTTTTCAACATTTCCGAACCGGTGATCTTTGGACTGCCCTTAATGTTAAATCCTATATTCTTTATCCCGTTTTTGTCCACTTCCATCTTAAATGGGACGGTTGCCTTTTTGTTAATGAAGGTAGGATTTATAGGAAAGAGCTTTGCCATGCTTTCCTGGCAGATGCCGTCTGTGCTGGGAGCCTTTTTCTCCACTATGGATTGGAAAGCCCCCATACTGATTATTGTTTTAATCCTGCTGGATGGAATCTTGTATTTCCCCTTCTTTAAGATCTATGAAAGAAAGATGGTGGAAATGGAGCAGGGAGAAATATCTGACGAAGATGACAGGAGGTCATAA
- a CDS encoding glycoside hydrolase family 1 protein, translated as MKEFLWGGATASYQCEGGFQEGNRVPSNWDRYLHENGLENGDVACDHYHRYEEDIRMMKEGGQNSYRFSIAWPRIISNRKGDVNEEGVAFYNRLIDTCLSYEIVPMVTIFHWDLPQYLEDESGWLNRKTCEAYTHYAKVCFERFGDRVKLWTTFNEPRYYTFSGYLIGNYPPGHQNLQETVTASYYMMLASAMTVKAYREGSYDGKIGIVHSFSPVYGVDMTVKTQIAMRYAENFYNNWILDVAAMGQIPGDLLDKLSDCCDLSMMLPEDLELMQRHTVDFIGLNYYARVMIKPYETGETTLIVNNKGSKEKGTSQTIVKDWFEQVRPKESRYTEWDTEIFPRGLYEGIRRCWKKYHLPIYITENGIGLYEDGAEEKIDDRERIEFMNQHINAVLNAKEEGCDVRGFYVWSPFDLYSWKNGTEKRYGLVAVDYENGLARKPKKSYEWYKEVIESKGNSIRREPYEEVSYGFTIN; from the coding sequence GTGAAGGAATTTTTATGGGGAGGGGCAACGGCTTCCTATCAATGCGAGGGCGGTTTCCAGGAGGGAAACAGGGTTCCCTCCAACTGGGACAGATACTTACATGAAAACGGTCTGGAAAACGGAGATGTGGCATGCGATCATTATCACCGCTACGAAGAGGACATTCGTATGATGAAGGAGGGAGGGCAGAACAGCTATCGCTTTTCCATCGCCTGGCCCAGAATCATTTCCAACCGGAAGGGAGATGTCAATGAGGAAGGAGTAGCATTTTATAACCGCCTGATTGATACCTGCCTTTCTTATGAGATCGTTCCCATGGTGACGATTTTTCACTGGGATCTGCCTCAGTATCTGGAGGATGAGAGCGGGTGGCTGAACAGGAAAACCTGTGAAGCCTATACCCATTATGCAAAAGTATGCTTTGAACGGTTCGGGGACAGGGTAAAGCTCTGGACAACCTTTAATGAACCACGTTATTATACCTTTAGCGGCTATCTCATCGGCAATTACCCTCCCGGACATCAAAATCTTCAGGAGACAGTAACCGCTTCATATTACATGATGCTGGCATCTGCCATGACGGTAAAGGCTTATCGGGAAGGTTCCTATGACGGAAAGATCGGAATTGTCCATTCCTTTTCCCCGGTATATGGGGTGGATATGACCGTAAAAACCCAGATCGCCATGAGGTATGCGGAGAATTTCTATAACAACTGGATCCTTGATGTGGCCGCTATGGGGCAGATTCCTGGGGATTTGCTGGACAAGTTGTCTGATTGCTGTGATTTATCCATGATGCTTCCTGAGGATTTGGAACTGATGCAAAGGCATACGGTGGATTTCATAGGGCTGAATTATTACGCAAGAGTCATGATTAAGCCTTATGAAACAGGGGAGACAACTTTGATCGTCAACAACAAGGGGAGTAAGGAAAAGGGGACGTCCCAAACCATTGTTAAGGACTGGTTCGAACAGGTAAGGCCAAAGGAAAGCCGTTACACAGAATGGGATACGGAGATATTCCCCCGGGGTCTTTATGAAGGAATCCGCCGCTGCTGGAAAAAATACCATCTCCCCATTTATATCACAGAAAACGGCATTGGCCTTTATGAGGATGGGGCAGAGGAGAAGATTGACGACAGGGAGCGGATCGAATTCATGAACCAGCATATCAATGCTGTTCTCAATGCAAAAGAAGAGGGGTGCGATGTACGTGGATTTTATGTATGGTCGCCTTTTGACCTGTATTCCTGGAAAAACGGAACAGAGAAGCGGTATGGGCTGGTAGCGGTGGACTATGAAAACGGTCTGGCCCGTAAACCGAAGAAGAGCTATGAATGGTACAAAGAGGTGATTGAATCTAAGGGGAATTCAATCAGGAGAGAACCGTATGAGGAGGTATCTTATGGGTTTACAATCAATTAG
- a CDS encoding BglG family transcription antiterminator, protein MTSRQKKIMELLAEHEFLTSQKIAALLHVSDRTVRNDIREINGETGLERILSRKGQGYYLKDQPMEGSETSFNLESEEDLKREIVRRVLFDKAVSYLELADELYISDSMLAKLVGQINRSMERKYVSGRICKKNGLLVLDLSESEKRDYYSHYVIISNLDQYFDLGSYQPFFEYVNMLEWKELLLKSGIHKEKRYYDTTVISLMIHTAVAAERIAAGYELETVDDERRLSGNDTDTIGEILAGLGDMLGLSLPSHENVYFRKLFLNDFYYAKEEGSQAEDILSRILVEINVEYGFDFTEDEEFQKELEAQLDGILQRSRNEQYLINPVLPRVKSRYPLEYDISIFFADRFKRITGVEISEFEIGMITVHFIRAMESNLGRMEKKVVLINPFGKQITELMIKRLSEIGECSLKIACSYSIFHYPQDMPKDITAVLTTVPLPSLPDGVTVILCRNFLDYHEKEKLLTVVRENQVSSVKSYFKTLFKPTLFFTDMEFNSKEEAIVFMCRNLKEQGYVGEAFAESVMQREAIAPTAFEPGFAFAHAMENNAECTAVCVCILKNKLAWGEHNVKIIFLFAMAATWNHTIIPVYNVMIDNLFKANTIQKLAKINDSRKFLDLLI, encoded by the coding sequence ATGACATCAAGACAAAAGAAAATTATGGAATTGCTGGCGGAGCATGAGTTCCTTACCTCTCAGAAAATCGCAGCTCTGCTTCATGTCAGTGACAGGACAGTGAGAAATGACATCAGGGAAATCAATGGAGAGACAGGGCTGGAGAGAATCCTGTCAAGAAAGGGACAAGGTTATTATTTAAAGGATCAGCCAATGGAAGGCAGCGAGACGTCTTTTAATCTGGAGTCGGAGGAGGATTTAAAACGGGAAATCGTCCGCAGAGTTTTATTTGACAAAGCAGTTTCATATTTGGAGCTTGCTGATGAGCTTTACATCAGCGATTCCATGCTTGCCAAACTGGTGGGTCAAATCAACCGGAGCATGGAGCGTAAGTATGTCAGTGGGAGGATATGCAAAAAAAACGGCCTTTTGGTGCTGGATCTTTCTGAAAGCGAAAAGCGTGATTATTACAGCCATTATGTGATCATCTCCAATTTGGACCAGTATTTTGATCTGGGAAGCTATCAGCCGTTTTTTGAATATGTGAACATGCTGGAATGGAAGGAGCTGCTCCTGAAAAGTGGCATTCACAAAGAAAAGCGCTATTATGATACTACAGTCATAAGCCTGATGATTCATACGGCGGTGGCGGCTGAGAGAATAGCGGCCGGTTATGAGCTGGAAACAGTGGATGATGAAAGGAGGCTTTCTGGCAATGATACGGATACCATCGGGGAGATTCTTGCAGGACTTGGGGATATGCTTGGTCTTTCCCTGCCCTCCCATGAGAACGTGTATTTCCGCAAGCTGTTCCTCAATGATTTTTATTATGCTAAGGAAGAGGGAAGTCAGGCTGAAGACATTCTGTCCCGGATACTGGTTGAGATCAATGTGGAATACGGCTTTGATTTTACAGAAGATGAGGAGTTTCAGAAGGAGCTGGAGGCTCAGTTGGACGGAATTCTCCAACGAAGCAGGAATGAACAGTATTTGATCAATCCAGTTCTTCCACGGGTCAAATCACGATATCCTCTGGAATATGATATCAGCATATTTTTTGCTGACCGTTTTAAACGGATTACAGGTGTGGAAATCAGTGAATTTGAGATCGGAATGATCACTGTTCATTTTATCCGTGCGATGGAATCCAATCTGGGCCGGATGGAGAAAAAAGTGGTTCTCATCAATCCGTTTGGTAAACAGATAACGGAATTAATGATTAAACGGCTTTCCGAAATAGGGGAATGCAGTCTGAAGATTGCCTGCAGCTATTCCATTTTTCATTATCCCCAGGATATGCCAAAGGATATTACCGCAGTACTGACAACCGTTCCCCTGCCATCTCTTCCCGACGGTGTTACGGTGATTCTCTGCAGGAATTTTCTGGATTATCATGAGAAAGAAAAGCTTTTGACCGTGGTCCGTGAAAACCAGGTGAGCAGTGTTAAATCCTATTTTAAAACTTTGTTCAAGCCTACCCTGTTTTTTACTGATATGGAATTTAACTCAAAGGAGGAGGCCATCGTCTTCATGTGCAGAAACCTTAAGGAGCAGGGATACGTTGGGGAGGCATTTGCCGAAAGTGTAATGCAGCGGGAGGCAATCGCCCCGACTGCCTTTGAACCTGGCTTTGCATTTGCCCATGCCATGGAGAACAATGCAGAGTGTACGGCAGTTTGTGTCTGCATTTTAAAAAATAAACTGGCATGGGGAGAGCACAATGTAAAGATTATCTTTCTCTTTGCCATGGCCGCCACCTGGAACCATACCATCATCCCGGTTTACAATGTGATGATTGATAATTTGTTTAAAGCCAATACCATTCAAAAGCTTGCTAAAATCAATGACAGCAGGAAATTCCTGGATCTGCTCATCTAG
- the ku gene encoding non-homologous end joining protein Ku — MAVAHKSAISVGLLYIPVGLYKTTKDISVSFNQLCKDTHERVKYQKICPSCNKEVSSDGIIKGYEYEKGKYVTFTEDELEKIKTKKDKTIHIEHFAKMSDVDEIYYEKNYYVVPEPGAEKACELLRQAMLSQKKVGIAKTVIGTTENLMVLYPAKDGIIAKTLFYQSEIQAVPVAVAKAEASQPEVEMAITMIDSMTATFDPSIYHDEYQERLRQAIESKIAGKEIVSADTEKQNNIIDLMEAMKKTVEMTRSNKGLA; from the coding sequence ATGGCCGTAGCACACAAAAGTGCAATAAGCGTGGGCCTGCTTTATATACCGGTAGGTTTATATAAAACAACAAAAGATATATCCGTAAGCTTTAACCAGCTTTGCAAGGATACTCATGAAAGGGTAAAATATCAAAAAATATGTCCATCGTGCAATAAAGAGGTAAGCTCCGATGGGATTATCAAAGGATATGAATATGAAAAAGGTAAGTATGTGACATTTACAGAAGATGAACTTGAAAAAATAAAAACCAAAAAAGACAAAACCATTCACATTGAACACTTCGCGAAAATGTCTGATGTGGATGAGATTTATTATGAAAAAAATTATTACGTTGTACCAGAGCCTGGAGCCGAAAAAGCATGTGAATTACTGCGTCAGGCAATGCTCTCCCAAAAGAAAGTCGGTATAGCAAAAACCGTAATAGGCACAACGGAAAATTTAATGGTATTGTACCCTGCAAAAGACGGTATTATAGCGAAAACTCTATTTTATCAATCTGAAATCCAGGCGGTGCCAGTTGCAGTTGCTAAAGCAGAAGCATCACAGCCAGAGGTAGAAATGGCAATAACCATGATTGACTCCATGACCGCAACATTTGACCCCAGTATTTACCATGATGAATACCAGGAAAGGCTGCGTCAAGCGATCGAGAGTAAAATAGCAGGGAAAGAAATTGTCAGCGCAGATACAGAAAAACAAAATAATATTATAGACTTAATGGAAGCCATGAAGAAAACGGTTGAAATGACTAGGAGTAACAAAGGGTTGGCATGA
- a CDS encoding ATP-dependent DNA ligase, whose translation MMDLFDLKNVSPMLISEMADPFDSPDHIFEIKWDGIRCISFLNTETDMRNKRNKLMIPIFPELANLHKQVKEKCILDHELLVIKNGIPDFYEVQNRALRTNSFKIKLAADRYPASIIAYDILYYKDKDITMLPLMERKKYLTDVVIENQLISVSRYVENDGVKLFELVKEKNLEGIIAKRKDSLYWQGKRTRDWVKCKIMSSDDCVICGYIPKENNMTSLILGQYDEDVLVYKGHVTLGVSLRILNQHKYKVIDYSPFGYIPHGNEEAVWLAPELVCIVESMPTEKETFRQPVFKGIRDDKLAIECKI comes from the coding sequence ATGATGGATCTGTTTGATTTGAAAAATGTAAGTCCCATGCTGATCTCGGAAATGGCCGATCCGTTTGATTCACCTGATCATATTTTTGAAATCAAATGGGATGGGATCAGATGCATATCCTTTTTAAATACGGAAACAGATATGAGGAATAAAAGAAATAAATTAATGATCCCCATCTTCCCCGAGCTTGCAAACCTCCACAAGCAAGTAAAGGAAAAGTGTATCCTTGACCACGAATTACTCGTAATTAAAAACGGTATCCCTGATTTTTATGAAGTGCAAAATCGTGCTTTGAGGACAAACTCTTTTAAAATAAAACTGGCGGCTGACAGATATCCGGCCAGCATCATTGCTTATGATATTTTATATTACAAAGATAAAGATATTACCATGCTCCCGCTTATGGAGCGTAAAAAGTATCTTACCGATGTTGTAATTGAGAATCAATTAATTTCTGTTTCAAGATATGTAGAGAACGATGGAGTTAAATTATTTGAACTTGTAAAAGAAAAAAACCTGGAAGGGATCATAGCAAAAAGAAAAGATAGTCTGTACTGGCAGGGCAAACGTACGAGAGATTGGGTAAAATGCAAGATAATGTCCTCAGACGATTGTGTCATCTGCGGATATATCCCAAAAGAAAATAATATGACGAGCCTTATCCTGGGACAATATGATGAAGATGTGCTTGTATATAAGGGCCATGTCACCCTTGGTGTTAGCCTTAGAATCCTTAATCAGCACAAATATAAAGTGATTGATTACTCACCTTTCGGTTATATACCCCATGGAAACGAGGAAGCCGTATGGCTGGCACCTGAGCTTGTTTGTATCGTAGAATCAATGCCGACCGAAAAAGAAACCTTCCGGCAGCCGGTATTCAAAGGAATTCGGGACGATAAATTAGCAATCGAATGCAAAATATAG
- a CDS encoding PocR ligand-binding domain-containing protein: MKMDNNDNGYKTLSEINLSDVMEISLLQKFLDNFADGMNLASVAVDREGNPVTNPSSYTRICAHYTHSTKTGDDRCAASHKRGGEEAARTGRPYIFQCHSGLIDFAAPIMVEGELIGTILGGQILSKKPNEEEFRRVAREIGVNEDQYIDALHEVNITTEKNIRAAAEVLFIVANALSQVGYHKYKLKTMSKDLVDQFSIIEETMEELAASSIAVNENQNELNKEILNVKQISEQINAILYSIKSIADQTKLLGLNASIEAARAGEAGKGFAVVATEIQKLSQNSKDTAMKVVQLTEDIQKSISKTLQFSSSTMKKTEQQSSGIEETTASVEEVFALTNELKKMAHTN; this comes from the coding sequence ATGAAGATGGACAACAATGATAATGGATACAAAACTTTATCAGAAATCAATCTTTCAGATGTGATGGAAATAAGTCTGCTTCAAAAATTTCTTGATAATTTTGCAGATGGTATGAATCTGGCAAGCGTTGCGGTGGACCGGGAGGGAAATCCTGTTACAAATCCAAGCTCGTACACAAGAATTTGCGCACATTACACGCATTCGACGAAAACTGGAGATGACCGGTGTGCCGCTTCCCACAAAAGAGGCGGAGAGGAAGCAGCCAGAACCGGAAGGCCCTATATCTTTCAATGCCATTCAGGACTGATCGATTTTGCAGCTCCAATTATGGTGGAAGGCGAACTGATCGGAACCATCCTGGGCGGGCAGATTTTAAGCAAGAAACCAAATGAAGAGGAATTCAGGCGTGTAGCAAGAGAAATCGGAGTCAATGAAGATCAATATATTGATGCTCTCCATGAAGTGAACATTACAACAGAAAAAAATATCCGGGCAGCTGCGGAAGTGCTTTTTATTGTTGCCAATGCTCTTTCTCAGGTCGGTTATCATAAATACAAATTAAAGACTATGAGCAAGGATCTGGTAGATCAATTTTCAATTATAGAAGAAACAATGGAGGAACTCGCTGCATCATCCATAGCAGTCAATGAAAACCAGAATGAACTGAACAAAGAGATCTTAAATGTGAAACAAATATCAGAGCAGATCAATGCCATCCTCTATTCGATCAAGAGCATTGCAGATCAAACGAAGCTGTTAGGCCTTAACGCTTCGATTGAAGCAGCACGGGCAGGTGAGGCAGGAAAAGGCTTTGCAGTCGTTGCCACTGAAATCCAAAAGCTGTCACAGAATTCAAAAGATACAGCAATGAAAGTCGTACAGCTGACGGAAGACATTCAGAAATCAATCAGCAAAACATTACAGTTTTCCAGTTCTACCATGAAAAAGACGGAACAGCAGTCATCGGGGATTGAGGAAACGACTGCCAGTGTTGAAGAGGTTTTTGCTTTAACTAATGAATTAAAAAAGATGGCTCATACAAATTAA
- a CDS encoding UbiA family prenyltransferase, whose amino-acid sequence MQTQTVLADHPSKIKKFLELVEIRTKITSLLPFLMSLAYLFYRRQPVNTERTLLFLGSMFLFDLTTTAINNYIDTKTNGQKLPFPRGSAKLIIYLLLGVSTALGLTLAYRTDLVVLLLGGLCFLCGVFYTCGPIPISRLPLGEIFSGLFYGLFIPFLMLYMNMPSGTFLTLTADWHAVRLDLKLGPVLSLFLCSAGPILATADIMLANNICDLEKDIAVGRYTLSYFLGTKALSVFAGLYYITYLTWTVSVVLNILSPVCLGALLTLIPVHKNILRFKKEQIKEKTFVLSVQNYIIIVGAQTLMILVSGLMGISS is encoded by the coding sequence ATGCAAACACAAACTGTTTTGGCGGACCATCCGTCCAAAATTAAAAAATTTCTTGAATTAGTAGAAATACGTACTAAGATCACAAGTCTGCTTCCGTTTCTCATGTCTCTGGCTTACCTGTTTTACCGAAGGCAGCCGGTGAATACAGAGCGCACGCTTCTTTTTTTGGGCTCCATGTTCCTGTTTGACTTGACTACAACCGCAATCAATAACTATATTGATACCAAAACCAACGGCCAGAAGCTTCCCTTCCCCCGTGGTTCGGCAAAGCTGATCATTTATTTGCTGTTGGGCGTAAGCACTGCTTTGGGCCTTACGCTGGCATACCGTACGGATCTGGTCGTACTGCTTCTTGGCGGGCTGTGCTTTCTCTGCGGAGTTTTCTACACCTGTGGGCCCATCCCCATTTCCCGTTTGCCTTTGGGAGAGATTTTTTCAGGACTGTTTTATGGTCTGTTTATCCCCTTTCTAATGCTTTACATGAACATGCCATCCGGAACCTTTCTGACTTTAACAGCGGATTGGCATGCCGTGCGGCTGGACTTAAAGCTTGGGCCTGTGCTTTCCCTGTTTTTATGTTCGGCGGGTCCGATCCTCGCCACTGCTGACATTATGCTGGCGAACAATATCTGCGATCTGGAAAAGGATATTGCTGTGGGAAGGTACACCCTGTCTTATTTTTTAGGAACGAAGGCGCTGTCCGTTTTTGCCGGACTATATTATATTACTTATTTGACATGGACGGTGTCCGTGGTATTAAATATCCTGTCTCCAGTCTGCCTGGGAGCGCTGCTTACCTTGATTCCTGTTCATAAAAACATCCTCCGCTTTAAAAAAGAGCAGATCAAAGAGAAAACCTTTGTCCTTTCGGTTCAGAATTATATTATCATTGTGGGAGCACAAACCCTGATGATCTTGGTAAGCGGACTGATGGGCATCTCTTCCTGA
- a CDS encoding GntR family transcriptional regulator — protein MLDQNALVPLYEQLKDAIKEDIKAKIYCPGDRMPSEVELEEKYQVSRITVRRAVKELCEEEILVRKQGKGTFVLNTGLKSRIDRLGGFHDSMESQGRKVRTEVLEKSIIHVKASYAEDLQIGADDDVVYLKRIMYADDIPMMVDMCYLPLKRFPGIVDRMTGDFSVFRILENDYHANLKRYYKVLKVRRATKEISGYLQCHMGEPLFDLFKITYNAEGVPQHIAISVLKSENTSYIISSDEDDRMNHVGISWKI, from the coding sequence ATGCTGGATCAGAATGCGTTGGTTCCGCTTTACGAACAACTGAAGGATGCAATTAAAGAGGATATCAAGGCAAAGATATACTGTCCTGGTGACCGGATGCCCAGTGAGGTTGAGCTTGAGGAAAAGTACCAGGTAAGCCGTATCACTGTCAGGAGAGCAGTAAAGGAGCTGTGCGAAGAGGAAATTCTTGTTCGTAAACAGGGAAAAGGAACGTTTGTATTGAATACAGGCTTAAAAAGCCGGATTGACCGGCTGGGAGGTTTCCATGATTCCATGGAAAGCCAGGGAAGGAAGGTCAGAACGGAAGTTTTGGAAAAATCAATCATTCATGTAAAAGCTTCCTATGCGGAAGATCTGCAGATCGGAGCTGATGACGATGTGGTATATCTTAAGCGTATTATGTATGCAGATGATATTCCTATGATGGTGGATATGTGCTACCTTCCTTTGAAGCGTTTTCCGGGGATCGTTGACCGGATGACAGGGGACTTTTCTGTGTTCCGGATTCTGGAGAATGATTACCATGCCAATTTGAAACGATATTATAAGGTATTAAAGGTTCGGAGAGCCACAAAGGAAATTTCCGGATATTTACAGTGCCATATGGGAGAACCTTTGTTTGATCTTTTTAAGATCACCTATAATGCAGAAGGGGTTCCCCAGCATATAGCCATCAGTGTACTAAAGAGCGAGAATACATCCTATATCATATCCAGTGATGAGGATGACCGGATGAACCATGTGGGCATAAGCTGGAAGATATAG
- a CDS encoding PfkB family carbohydrate kinase — protein MKIIAIGDNVTDCYIEEGVYYPGGNAVNVAVNCKRNGAEKVHYLGVFGDDEPADYIKKCLAEEGVSYERSRKVYAHTAQPRVYLKDGDRVFAPGPRDSCQHLFSIKIGKEDLDIIGGFDICHTSCYSNLEYELPKLHEKCRISFDFSDRHEKEYLERTCPYLTFAFFSGSDMEEEECRELLKQVHKLGVKTAGVTRGAKGAIFYDGKEFYRQGIIKIHVIDTMGAGDSFIAGFLTAYADGKTMEDSLACAAQRSAVTCTFHGGFGHPHPYRD, from the coding sequence ATGAAGATCATTGCAATCGGCGATAATGTAACGGACTGCTACATAGAGGAAGGAGTTTATTATCCAGGAGGAAATGCTGTCAATGTGGCTGTTAACTGCAAACGGAACGGTGCAGAAAAAGTACATTACCTTGGGGTTTTTGGAGATGATGAACCGGCGGACTACATTAAGAAGTGCCTGGCTGAGGAAGGGGTTTCCTATGAGCGCTCCAGAAAGGTATACGCCCACACAGCCCAGCCAAGGGTTTATTTAAAGGATGGGGACCGTGTATTTGCACCGGGGCCCAGAGATAGCTGCCAGCATTTATTTTCCATTAAAATAGGAAAAGAAGATTTAGACATCATCGGGGGATTTGACATATGCCATACCAGCTGCTATTCCAACCTGGAATATGAGCTTCCAAAGCTTCATGAAAAATGCAGGATATCCTTTGATTTTTCAGACAGGCATGAGAAAGAATATCTGGAAAGAACCTGTCCATACCTTACATTTGCATTTTTTTCCGGTTCTGATATGGAAGAGGAGGAATGCCGGGAACTGTTAAAGCAGGTCCATAAGCTGGGAGTGAAAACAGCCGGCGTAACAAGAGGGGCCAAGGGGGCAATCTTTTATGACGGAAAGGAATTTTACCGTCAGGGAATTATAAAAATACACGTCATTGACACCATGGGAGCCGGAGACAGCTTTATTGCCGGATTTCTGACTGCCTATGCCGACGGAAAAACAATGGAGGATTCTCTTGCATGCGCTGCCCAGCGCTCCGCTGTCACATGTACGTTCCATGGGGGTTTTGGACATCCTCATCCTTACAGGGACTAA